Part of the Lotus japonicus ecotype B-129 chromosome 6, LjGifu_v1.2 genome, CTGGTAAAAGTCATTGAAATTGAACTGGGTAGGGAACAAGAATTATAGCCACAAGGTTTTATGAGAGAACCAGCTTTCTCCCTAGAGTTCCCCATATTGCAATTTGGATTGGATTCCTTAAACTATTCCCTTTTTAAACTCTACTAATTGTCTAACAAACTGACCAACTCATTTATACATTAGGTTACTTAGCTTTTGTTACTTTAGCTATTCATGTGACAAAATTCTGCAATTGAGCTTTCTTGCATTTACTAAAATTGTTTGATGTCTGAATCATACAATTAGTTTTCTATTTGTACAAAGATATACATGGTCATTGCAAAAGCATGTAACTTATTATTTATTAAGTTATGATGCCACTAAAATAAATAGTTTGTGGCTACTGTGGACTCAATTTGGAATTGTAGGAACAATGCAATATTTTGGGGAAAAGAAGCAGATGTTGATCAGGAGGTGGGTGTAATTCAATACAGAACTTGGCTTTGGATAAAGGCAAGAGAGAGATACTTTTTCTATTGTTATCTTCGAATGGATTGAGAATCCATTGGTCTGCCTAAATATGTTGTGAGATAGTGGAACTGCATGGGAAGCAAATATGTGGATTAAATAGAGCTTGCTGCAGGTTCTTTGATCATCTGGAATAGGAGAATTAATTGGTTATCTCCTATTTCTGTTGCTGATAGTGGGCGGTGGCTTTGTGATATAACAACATGGATATTTAACATGAATAGTGGGCTATTATTTCTTTTTTCCATTTGGGTGAAGCGCCAATATCTTTTATGTTTCTTTCCTAGCCTCAcgttctgattattgtttctTTTTCAAGTGTTATATTGTTTGCTTTATTTGCAAGCATTTGCTTGATAACATACAGTATGATGGGTTTGGGGCACCCCTTATACTCCCTTATGTTCAATTTGcatataaaaaactaaaataaatagtTTGTCCTTTGTCGTTGATAGAAGTATATTAGTCTCATTATTTAATCTGATTGTCGCAGTGTACCCACCACATGTACCTTGACTGATTAGAGCATCacaaatttgaattaaaaagaTATTATGCTCCTTTTTATGAATGTTTGGTTTCTTTCTTGATATATTTTTCTCCATTTCATGGATTTTGTGTTCCTCTTCTTTTTATACATCTTATTTTATTGACAAGGTTTTATTTTATAAGAAGAAAAACACTGGAAATTTTTCATTGCTTTTATAATAAAGAGAGGTTATGCATTGTAGTATATTTATAGTAAGATTTAAGATACTGAAGCGATTCCAATAAAAAGATACTGAAGTTCAAACTTTTAATTGAATTTAGAACATTACTAATTTCTTTTAATGTTAGTTGACCAGTTTCATTTTTACCGAGGGCTTTGTGTGCAAACACAAGGTTTTGATGTTATAGATATCATTTTATGCTAATGAGGTAAATTTGGTTATGTCATTGTTATGCTACAAGTCTCTTGGAAATTTGTATGTCTTTTGTTTATAAATTTAGCTCCTCTAAAGTGAGTGGACTCTCAATGATTATTCCCTAAGAGTATGAATCACGTTCCTACACCATATTAATTACATCAAAAGATTGAGTCTTATATTGTTAAAAAGTCTTTCCTTCCTTTTATGCGTGTTAATGAGTCTCTCCCTGCATCACATTAATCCTCTTCAATGTTCAATATTGATTTTAAACGATAAAAATATCAAGAAGATATTATACAGTGTGATGTGGGATGCAGGATTGTGCCAaacaacacacaaaaaaaagaTTGTCATTTACATGCAAGATTGTGTCATTCAACACACAGCGTGAACCACAGTTTATGTTGGAAAGCTATCCAATTAATGTCCTCACTAGAGATAATATGTAAAAacattaatagaaaataataacGATCAGTAAATATATCATTGTATTATTTCATATATATCAATGCTCATCTATACTCAATGATAATGATTAGTAGTTGATTCAAATTAaaattccccgtgcatcgcacgggtcaacgGGCTAAATACTAGTACTTCTTATAATCTTGATTTACAAGTGTGCATGCTTTGTCTGCAAAGCAAAAGATAGAGAAGGGGTTGTTttgcttcttttcttttttgatttCCAGTTCTCCCGCATTGTTTATCACAATTTAGACTCCTCTGTTCTTACATTCCTTTTAATTGCAAATGTGAAAGTTTTTCATTGGTATGTTAACTTTTAGTTTTTGATACAATCATATTCCAGAAATTGATTTGTTATATGCTCTGTACGATTTCAGAGTTCTGGAGCTTTTCCTAGCAATACTGAACATGCAAAATACTTATACCTATGTAGAGTATGCTTGTTTAAATTTCTCTGTAGATCTTGAACTGACCGAAAAAAAGTATCCGAGCCAAATCAAATAAAACATTTTATAGCTTTGGTTAACGGAGTAAAATACAAACTAAAGAAAATTTCCATAGCGTAAAGGTTTATTGTTTTGGTCATTTGATGCTAATTGCCTAATAATGCAGTAACTGACTTTGAAATGAAGCATGTCACTTGCAATTCTTCAGACTTGGCTAGAAAAAGCTAGATTCCTGATGTCTTGCAGTAAATAATCGCATGGAGATTATAAGCCTTGTGTCAGTATATCTTGATTTTTTCTCCAGGAACAGTTTGCGCTTTAACAGCATCATGCTTAATCGTTTGGCATTCTCGGCAAGGCGATAGAAAAGACTTCATTTTCTGGCGAAACCCGGTCCTTGCCACGGTGGTTTGCTTATTTGTTGTTGTGTGTTTGCTTGATTTGCTGAGTTTTTCGTGATATTTCGTTGCGGTGATTGTTTGCCCACTTGGCATCTTACCACTGATATGAGTTGCTTGTAATGGGCTTAAGGAGCTGGGTCTATTTATGATCACACACTGAGTTGTTTGAAATGGTAGTGCTTGTGGTTGAAGTTGACCATTGGAAATAAGCTGATCAGCTGATGTGATCTTGATTCGATTGACAGCAGAATTTAAGTTTGGTTTAGTGGTTGTAAATTCAAATTCTGAGCTATGTTTGCTTACCTGGTAGCGCTTAGCGTGGTTAGAAGACGGGAACTTTGGTTGCTGGTCTTGAACACAAACAAGGTCACTAAAAGAGAGCGAGTCCATTGAAATGTTATCAGCAGCAACATGAGAGGTAAGCTTGTTTGCTTGCCGGGTATCCATTGATTTAGGACCTAGATGGTTATGTTGTTTGATAATTTATACTGCAGAAACTTGGTGGAAGTTTGAAGCATTTTTAATTCAGTTAGATTGTGTTTAGCCGACTTGAAgttgtatttttctttttattgtcCACTCTGAGAAAGAGGGGGTAATCCCATTCACATATTTAATTTTAGAGGTAACATGTTGGATCAAGCAAATCTTGAGGAatagtgattggtgaacaaaaTTCAAGTTACATATCCAGGGAATTGAATATTGACTTCCCCGCCTCTGATTAAGCGGCCAATTGAACTGAGTTTGTGTATGAAGTTTGTCATCTATATAGCACGAGATTGTCACATCAACCATTTGGCCCATTTATAATTCATAAGAAGTCTACATATTGGTGGATAATACCAAGGTGAATTGATATGTATATTATGTATACAATGATCTCTTTCTTAAGGTCATTTTCAAATCTGATATTACCACTGTTATATCCTCAAAATTTGTCCTTGTTGTGTGTCCTTAGTGCTTAGATTCATACCCACCAGCTTGCTCAAGTGGCTGATCCTACGAGGATGACTGTTTTGATAAATGAATTGTTATGTATCTTCACTGTGAGATTAAATCGTTATACGTTCCAATTCTGGTTTTGACAATGACTTTGTCTTTGCATCACCGACGGGTGACGGTTATGGCATTCAAGCGCTAtgttatttttcatttcttaaCAAACTTCATGCTTTCTTGAAGAGTTACAAGTCCAACTGTGACCCTTTCATCGCCTAGtagtatatatatgcatattttTTAGAGGTTAAAAGTGAAGGGGTCCAATGACAAGTTATATATGGCTAGTGTGGAACTAGATTAATTGTGAGGaaattttttcttataaatttaaaacataTGAATAATATGATATCCTCTAAAACATATTTGAGTGGGCTCCTTGGGCTGGGTTGAAATTGTAAACCAACTCATGTTTTAGAGTGGGGTATTGATTCTTTAAAGTTGTAACTTGTGAAGGGTTCTTTTTCTGggggaaaaaaaaagaactcaTGATGCATTTTATTAGTGACAAATGGCTTCTTGAACTTAAGTCATATTTGGAAAAAACTTATAAGCGTTTATGACGCCATACTTAGTTTTACCGGATTAAAATACCATACTAGAtttatcaaaaaataaataaagcacTAATACAGATAAAACTTTGGTGTAGATAGAACTTTAGTGTAGATAGAAGCTTACGTTGCATACATGTATCCATACCAATTGACTCACATGCTACTTTTCTGATATTGGACTATTGGCAGTCAATTGTTTTTATTAGCGTTTGATTGAGTTGCATGCCTGGACCAGTTCATAATACAGCGCACATGAGTCACTATGGTAAATTATACTTTTTATAAGAAAACATTAGATATTTTGCATTTATTGTTTAGTTATCATATCttcattatattttaaaatgaaaaagattgATAGACATATAAAGCATCCAACCCCCTTGTGATACACAGATTTGACGCTTTTTTAATACACATACCAAGTATGTCTATATATTTGCGACCCAAAAGACAATTAAAGGAGGAGGTCTTTGATCAAATAAGAGTAAAATTACAAATTAATCATCAAGACAATATAAAAGTGTAATGTAGTTATCAAaacaatatatttaaaaaatgattaatCACTTTAGAGTGATTTTTTCGTCACGTTTTAGTCACATTACCGATAATGTAGACATGCCTCACTCAACATGGTGATTCCATGCGTCAATGAGCATGGCTAAGGAGCTTCTTGATCATCTTGAGAGTGTTCTTGCCAATGAGCCTGTTTCTGTTAAAAGGGGTCCAAACATGTGGAAGTTAAACCTCAGGTTAGTAACAAAAAGTTGTCTTTCCACTTTTAATCTATTTTGATGTCAGTTATATTTGACTTTTTTATAAGGTTAgtatagttttaatttttttttaccaaactagtgcaacttttcatttaattaccAATatagtgtaaatcgccacttGAAGTGgcgatatctttttttttttttttttaatttttttattgaaatcgTCACTCACAGTGGCGACATcctgtttatatttttttttactttctttgtTTGTGACGGAATCGTATCCATCACAAAATcctaatatttattataaaaggTATTAGTGACGGAATGTGAAGAAAGATAGCATCCGTCACAACATTTCTAGCGACGGAATTCCCTTTGCGACGAAATATATTTCGTCTCAAAATCTTAGTGAATAATGAAAAAGAATTTAGCGACGGAAGTTGAAGTGTACATACATCCGTCACAAAATTGTTAGCGACGGAGTTTGTGACGGACAATTTTCCGTCACTAataaacaaagtaaaaaaaaatattttggtgtCGCCACTGCTAGTGACGAttgcataaaaaaaaatgatatcgCCACTTCaagtggcgatttacactatTCTTGTAATTAAATCAAAAGTTGCACTAGTTTGGTAAATTTATTTGAAACTTGCACTAATAATGTAAAAAAGTCGTTATATTTAGTTGTAGTCACTTACATAGATCACTGAAGTTAAACTTTATTTCTATGATCCTAGATTTTTTTTCCTCACTCTAAATGATTCTACCATTCACTACATGTTCTATCTTCTATCTTCTTTGTGGTTTCTTTATTTGGTGCAGGGTGTGAGTAAGGGCATTGTAGCAAGGCCAAGTATTACTTGGAAGACACAAGTGAGATTTTGAGAATGTAGcatttaatttaaaacaaagAACTAGAGCCTAATATATATAGCATTGGCCTCCCTCTTACTTCACAATCCTAAgtaatgtgggacttctcaaatatatatatatatatatatatatatatatatatatatatatatagccttAGCCTCTTTCTATGCCAAAATATCAAGTCGGCTCATTTGTCTTTATCTTGATCCTTACCGGCCTCTTGAATTTTCTATTATTTACTTCATTTTTGTGTTATCCAATAGTGTTCCGTTAGATAGGAACATATTTGATAAATATTGATAACTCTCGGATAGAGTATTAGAACGGAAAAATCCATTAGATAATGAATTATTGGGTCTAAGCCATCTCTGGCGATGAATCAACAATAAAAAGTAACCCATCCAATCGTATTTAACATCCAGAAAACTGCCAAATAAAAAGCGTCCCAGGCCGAAATATCACAAGTACGAAGTCGTTACCTTAACCGCAAGGAGGGGGTGCCGAAGGCAGGGCTAGTGACTGGAGTGAAGTCGTAACAAGGTAGCCGTACTGCCATGAACATTTCATAATCCTATAAATTATCTTATAGAATAGAATACTAATAGAAATGAATGAATTTTTGTTTATCCTTATTTAACTTATTTAAGGATAATTTTTCTGAATGGGCTTATTCAATTCTTTTAGGTTTCTTTTCTACTCTGAGTAAAAAGTGGCCCGATTTTGATTTGTGCATATAGAACAAATCCTGTAATACTACGTCTAAGAATACCGAGTCGGGTTCTTCCCCTACCCGTAGCGAATATAACATGCTGAGCCAAATCTTCTTcatggaatatatatatatatatagccttAGCCTCTTTCTTGCTTCACAATTctaagcaatgtgggacttctcaaatatatatatagcttTGGCCTCCCTCTTGCTTCACAATCctaagcaatgtgagacttctcaaatatatacatatagtCTAAGCCAAACCAAAAAATTAGTACAACTAGTGATCTAgtcaaaatatattttaaaagagtaaaatacatcGTACCTCATCCTCTTTCAAATTTTGCGACAGAATATCAAAATCTATCACAAAATTCAAATAGTAGCAAAAGTCATTGCTAATTTAAACTTGTCTATTTTAGCACCGGGttaaattttcatttctaaATTTTGCAGATAATTTAAAAAACTTATTACATTTTGCAtgtattagtgacgaattttcGAGATGGAAAAAAATCGTCGCTAATAAAGAGAAATTTAAACTAATGACGACTTTTTTGTGAAAAACATTTCTTTATAAAATCCGTAAAAAATTGTGTCTCTAATGCTAACCTTCATTAATAAATGTTGTGTTAATCATCCGAAAATCAAATCCCCATTCCCTACTCCATTTTCCTATTTCATCAATAAGTAATTGTCGTGTCAAATGTCAATTGAAAAAACGCTACTCTAAATTTGTAACATATTcaccaatattttttttgaaaaaaaaggaaCGTTAATTATTTATGAACTATCAAACAATGTTGATCACTATTGTACACTCACTTTTATGACAATTGCACATTATAGTGATCAGTGTGTGTGTCGGGATTCAAGAAAGAATGAGAGATAATATTATTATCCACTATTAATAGTTAATTTTGTAACTATCTAGTATCTTTGACTTTaacattttactttttactCAAGGATTAATTTGATCATGAATAGCTTTGTACTTGTCCACTGACTCTATAAGAACCATACCATCAATTAACTTATCCGTGTTCAAGTTCCAAACTTTAAACCCATCTTCACCTCACTttattctgtcatattgaaaaCCTCATTATGGGAACCTCTGATACACATTTGTTGCTTTCTTCTATTATGCTGACTTTCATTCTGTGCTTGTCATGTTCCACGGCCAAGGTTGAAGCTTTAAACAAAAATGTCTCTGCCTTTTATGTGTTTGGAGACTCCACAGTAGACCCTGGAAACAACAACTACATTGACACGGTTTTCAG contains:
- the LOC130723833 gene encoding uncharacterized protein LOC130723833, whose product is MDTRQANKLTSHVAADNISMDSLSFSDLVCVQDQQPKFPSSNHAKRYQVSKHSSEFEFTTTKPNLNSAVNRIKITSADQLISNGQLQPQALPFQTTQCVIINRPSSLSPLQATHISGKMPSGQTITATKYHEKLSKSSKHTTTNKQTTVARTGFRQKMKSFLSPCRECQTIKHDAVKAQTVPGEKIKIY